The following coding sequences lie in one Eubacterium ventriosum genomic window:
- a CDS encoding acylphosphatase yields the protein MSEKVRKHIIFYGRVQGVGFRYYSVYKSRQLGLTGWVRNLYDGTVEMEVQGEQQVIDQLIIFLQNQRFIMIEDMDIKKIPVVDDHDFYER from the coding sequence ATGAGTGAAAAAGTAAGAAAACACATAATCTTCTATGGAAGAGTTCAGGGGGTAGGATTTAGATATTATTCAGTATATAAATCCAGACAGCTTGGGCTTACAGGCTGGGTTAGAAATTTGTATGATGGAACTGTTGAAATGGAAGTTCAGGGAGAACAGCAGGTTATAGATCAGTTAATTATTTTTCTTCAAAATCAGAGATTTATAATGATAGAAGATATGGACATTAAGAAGATTCCTGTTGTGGATGACCATGATTTTTACGAGAGGTAA
- a CDS encoding DUF1846 domain-containing protein: MKKGFDNEKYLKMQSEHIKERIAQFGNKLYLEFGGKLFDDYHASRVLPGFEPDSKLQMLLQLKDQAEVVIVISAEDIEENKIRGDYGITYDMDVLRLIDEFQSVGLFVGSVCLTKFAGQPAAELFMKRLEELGIKSYKHYKIPGYPSDVNFIVSDEGYGKNDYIETERPLVVITAPGPGSGKMATCLSQLYHEHKRGINAGYAKFETFPIWNIPLRHPVNLAYEAATADLNDVNMIDSFHLEAYGETTVNYNRDLEIFPVVNAMFELISGKSPYKSPTDMGVNMAGNCIFDDEACCKASKQEIIRRYYQALCEKRRTGSTKNNISKLEILMKQAEITPQDREVAVVALNKEKETDNKPAVAIELPDGKIVTGRTTDLLGASAAALLNALKALGNIDDEVELIEKEAIEPIQTLKTNYLGSKNPRLHTDEILIALSSTAAHNENAKKAMGELTKLKGCDAHSTVLLSSVDETTFKKLGMQLTCEPKYEEDGRKYHKH; this comes from the coding sequence TTGAAAAAAGGATTTGATAATGAGAAGTATTTAAAGATGCAATCAGAACACATTAAGGAAAGAATTGCACAGTTTGGAAACAAGTTGTATTTGGAGTTTGGCGGTAAGCTTTTTGATGATTATCATGCATCAAGAGTATTGCCTGGATTTGAGCCTGACTCAAAGTTACAGATGTTATTACAGTTAAAAGACCAGGCAGAAGTTGTAATTGTTATTAGTGCTGAAGACATTGAAGAAAACAAGATTCGTGGAGATTATGGAATTACATATGACATGGATGTTTTAAGACTTATTGATGAATTTCAGTCAGTAGGGCTTTTTGTTGGCAGTGTTTGTCTTACAAAGTTTGCAGGACAGCCGGCAGCAGAATTATTTATGAAGAGATTAGAAGAACTTGGAATTAAGTCATACAAGCATTATAAGATTCCTGGATATCCAAGTGATGTTAACTTTATTGTTAGTGATGAAGGTTACGGAAAGAATGATTATATTGAAACTGAAAGACCACTTGTTGTTATAACAGCACCAGGTCCTGGAAGTGGAAAGATGGCTACATGTCTTTCACAGTTATACCATGAACATAAGAGAGGAATTAATGCAGGATATGCTAAGTTTGAAACATTTCCTATTTGGAACATTCCATTAAGACACCCTGTTAACCTTGCTTATGAGGCAGCAACAGCAGATTTAAATGATGTTAACATGATTGACTCATTCCATTTGGAAGCATATGGAGAGACAACTGTAAACTATAACAGAGACCTTGAAATTTTCCCTGTTGTTAATGCAATGTTTGAATTGATTTCAGGTAAGAGTCCATACAAATCACCTACAGATATGGGGGTTAATATGGCAGGAAATTGTATCTTTGATGATGAAGCTTGTTGCAAGGCTTCAAAACAGGAAATTATCAGAAGATATTATCAGGCTCTTTGTGAAAAGAGAAGAACAGGAAGTACAAAAAATAATATTTCTAAGTTAGAAATTCTTATGAAACAGGCTGAAATTACACCACAGGATAGAGAAGTGGCAGTTGTGGCTCTTAATAAAGAAAAAGAAACTGACAACAAGCCGGCGGTAGCAATTGAACTTCCTGACGGAAAGATTGTTACAGGTCGCACAACTGACCTTTTAGGTGCATCAGCAGCAGCTTTGCTTAATGCTCTTAAGGCACTTGGTAATATTGATGATGAAGTAGAATTAATTGAAAAAGAAGCAATTGAACCTATTCAGACATTGAAGACTAATTATCTTGGAAGCAAGAACCCACGTCTTCACACAGATGAAATTTTAATTGCATTGTCATCAACAGCAGCTCACAATGAAAATGCAAAGAAGGCTATGGGAGAATTAACTAAGCTTAAGGGATGTGATGCACATTCAACAGTTTTATTGTCATCAGTAGATGAAACTACATTTAAAAAATTAGGAATGCAACTTACTTGTGAGCCTAAATATGAAGAAGATGGTAGAAAATATCATAAACACTAA
- a CDS encoding cation-translocating P-type ATPase, with protein sequence MKNRTSKDNTIVRKKVQTRRFNADIRYGLNSDQVNEYFENGWSNEPVEPPSKTVPEIIKSNLFTYFNLVFAVLAALLILAGSFRNLTFLPVILANLFIGIIQEIRAKNTLDKLSVLNAPKALVVREGRQFSIPAEELVLDDIVIFKAGNQICADAIVVDGEVSVNESLLTGESDEISKKPGDELMSGSFIVSGECYARLDKVGEDSYISKLTLEAKAMNSEEQSEMIRVLDKLVGVVGILIIPIGLLLFGQQFFFSGASFSKSITSMVAAVIGMIPEGLYLLASVALVVSVMRLASKKVLVHDMKCIETLARVNVLCVDKTGTITENTMEVNGEIPMDGYDSQSMAPLKQIISDFASAMSSDNITMKAMKDYFNKPSGRKAVSVSPFSSQFKYSGAAFEDGSYVLGAPEFVLREDYDNYREQIEQYSSEGYRVLVFGIYDGVIDGKALTGKVTPLGLVFLSNPIRKEAPETFKYFENQGVEIKVISGDNPVTVSQVALQAGIANADNYIDASTLTTDEAIEDAVLRYTVFGRVTPDQKRKFVRALKKAGRTVAMTGDGVNDVLALKDADCSVAMASGSDAAAQASQLVLLDSNFACMPSVVMEGRRVVNNIERSASLFLVKNIFSFLLSLFSVCFMINYPLEPSQISLISMFTIGVPAFFLALQPNKNIIQGHFLSNVLIKALPAGITDFLVVGALVVFGQVFEVGENDISTACTMLLAIVGFVILYNISKPMNALRWCVWGGCIVGLLGCSIYLGDLFAMRGMSTKCIMLFVVFAIITEPALRYSTILIEKIGRKIVGWIEKRRKAKIIK encoded by the coding sequence ATGAAGAATAGAACATCAAAAGACAATACAATAGTAAGAAAAAAAGTTCAGACAAGAAGATTTAATGCAGATATCAGATATGGTTTAAACAGTGATCAGGTTAATGAATATTTTGAGAATGGTTGGTCTAACGAGCCGGTTGAACCGCCGTCAAAAACTGTTCCGGAAATTATAAAAAGTAATCTGTTTACGTATTTTAACTTAGTATTTGCAGTTCTTGCGGCGCTGTTAATTTTGGCAGGTTCATTCCGTAATTTAACTTTTTTGCCGGTTATTCTGGCAAACTTGTTTATCGGTATTATTCAGGAAATAAGAGCAAAGAATACTTTGGATAAGTTATCAGTATTAAATGCCCCAAAGGCTTTAGTTGTTAGAGAAGGAAGACAGTTTAGTATTCCTGCGGAAGAACTGGTCCTTGACGATATAGTTATTTTTAAGGCAGGAAATCAGATTTGTGCCGATGCCATTGTTGTAGATGGCGAAGTTTCAGTTAATGAGTCATTGCTTACAGGTGAATCTGATGAAATATCAAAGAAGCCCGGCGATGAATTAATGTCAGGAAGTTTTATTGTTTCAGGTGAATGTTATGCAAGACTTGACAAGGTTGGTGAGGATTCATATATATCAAAGTTAACACTTGAAGCTAAGGCAATGAATAGTGAAGAACAGTCCGAAATGATTAGAGTTCTTGACAAATTAGTTGGAGTAGTGGGTATATTGATTATTCCAATTGGACTATTACTTTTTGGACAGCAGTTTTTCTTTTCGGGAGCATCTTTTAGCAAGAGTATAACATCTATGGTTGCTGCTGTTATTGGAATGATACCGGAAGGGTTGTATTTGCTGGCCAGTGTCGCTCTTGTTGTAAGTGTTATGCGACTTGCATCAAAGAAAGTTCTTGTGCATGACATGAAATGTATAGAAACCCTTGCAAGAGTTAATGTTTTGTGTGTTGACAAAACAGGGACAATTACAGAGAATACAATGGAAGTTAACGGAGAGATTCCAATGGATGGATACGACAGTCAGTCCATGGCTCCATTAAAGCAGATTATTAGTGATTTTGCTTCGGCAATGTCTAGTGATAATATTACTATGAAGGCTATGAAGGATTACTTTAATAAGCCTTCAGGTAGAAAAGCAGTGTCAGTAAGTCCTTTCTCGTCACAGTTTAAATATTCAGGAGCAGCCTTTGAAGATGGAAGCTATGTTCTTGGTGCACCTGAGTTCGTGTTAAGAGAGGATTATGACAATTATAGAGAGCAGATTGAACAGTATAGTTCAGAAGGATACCGAGTTCTTGTATTTGGTATTTATGACGGAGTTATTGACGGTAAAGCATTAACAGGAAAGGTTACACCTCTAGGCTTGGTATTTTTGTCTAACCCTATTAGAAAAGAAGCACCTGAAACATTTAAGTATTTTGAAAATCAGGGTGTGGAAATAAAGGTTATATCAGGTGATAATCCTGTAACTGTTTCTCAGGTTGCGTTGCAGGCAGGAATAGCAAATGCAGACAATTATATAGATGCATCAACCCTTACAACAGATGAGGCAATTGAAGATGCAGTATTAAGATATACAGTATTTGGCAGAGTTACACCTGACCAGAAACGTAAATTTGTCAGAGCCCTTAAGAAAGCAGGTAGAACTGTGGCAATGACAGGTGATGGTGTAAACGATGTTTTGGCACTAAAGGATGCAGACTGCTCAGTGGCAATGGCATCAGGAAGTGATGCGGCAGCACAGGCGTCACAGCTTGTTTTGTTAGATTCTAACTTTGCCTGTATGCCATCAGTTGTAATGGAAGGAAGAAGAGTTGTAAATAACATTGAACGTTCAGCAAGTTTGTTTCTTGTTAAAAATATTTTCTCATTCCTTTTATCACTATTTTCTGTATGCTTTATGATAAATTATCCATTGGAGCCATCACAGATTTCGCTGATTAGTATGTTTACAATAGGTGTTCCGGCATTTTTCCTTGCCCTACAGCCTAATAAAAACATCATTCAGGGACATTTCCTATCCAATGTGCTTATAAAAGCATTGCCGGCAGGTATTACAGATTTCCTTGTTGTAGGAGCACTTGTAGTATTTGGTCAGGTATTTGAAGTAGGTGAGAATGATATATCAACAGCCTGCACAATGTTACTCGCAATAGTAGGATTTGTAATTCTTTATAACATTAGTAAGCCTATGAATGCACTTCGCTGGTGTGTTTGGGGCGGATGTATTGTAGGACTTTTAGGTTGCAGTATTTATCTTGGAGATTTATTTGCAATGCGTGGTATGTCTACGAAATGCATTATGTTATTTGTGGTATTTGCCATAATTACAGAACCGGCATTAAGATATAGTACAATATTAATCGAAAAGATTGGTCGAAAGATAGTAGGCTGGATTGAAAAACGAAGAAAAGCAAAAATTATAAAATAA
- a CDS encoding ZIP family metal transporter, with protein sequence MDEMVVLLIPLLGTTLGAAMVFFMKDNINAKIEKTLLGFAAGVMIAASVWSLLIPAIDMSKEQGRIAWLPAAVGFMLGILFLLLIDSIVPHLHLDSDKPEGVKSKFSKTTMMMFAVTIHNIPEGMAVGVAYAGAIMGHSKLSLTAAVALSIGIAIQNFPEGAIISMPLKGQGMSKMRAFKCGFLSGVVEPIGAFITILLTSKIIVILPYLLAFAAGAMIYVVIEELIPESQSGEHTNIGTIGAAIGFVLMMVLDVALG encoded by the coding sequence ATGGATGAAATGGTTGTTTTATTAATACCGTTGCTTGGAACAACCCTAGGTGCGGCAATGGTATTTTTTATGAAAGACAATATTAATGCAAAGATTGAAAAGACTCTACTTGGTTTTGCAGCAGGAGTTATGATTGCGGCAAGCGTATGGTCACTTCTTATTCCGGCAATTGATATGTCTAAGGAACAGGGGAGAATAGCCTGGCTTCCTGCAGCTGTAGGCTTTATGCTTGGAATTTTGTTTTTACTTTTAATTGACAGCATTGTGCCACATTTACATTTGGACAGCGATAAGCCGGAGGGTGTAAAGAGTAAATTTTCAAAAACAACAATGATGATGTTTGCAGTTACAATTCACAACATTCCTGAGGGAATGGCAGTGGGTGTAGCGTATGCAGGAGCGATTATGGGACATAGCAAGTTAAGTCTTACTGCAGCTGTTGCATTGTCAATAGGTATTGCAATACAGAATTTTCCGGAAGGTGCCATTATTTCAATGCCTCTAAAGGGACAGGGAATGAGTAAGATGAGGGCATTTAAGTGTGGGTTCCTTTCAGGTGTTGTAGAACCTATAGGTGCATTTATAACTATACTTCTTACATCAAAGATTATTGTAATATTGCCATATCTTTTGGCATTTGCAGCAGGTGCAATGATTTATGTTGTAATAGAAGAATTAATTCCTGAGTCACAGTCAGGTGAGCATACTAATATAGGAACAATAGGTGCAGCAATTGGATTTGTTCTTATGATGGTACTTGATGTGGCGTTAGGTTGA